A single genomic interval of Vicia villosa cultivar HV-30 ecotype Madison, WI unplaced genomic scaffold, Vvil1.0 ctg.000060F_1_1, whole genome shotgun sequence harbors:
- the LOC131623272 gene encoding aminopeptidase M1-like → MEKKHNIDEFKGKTRLPNFATPKKYELHLTPDFSTCKFSGIVQINLSINEKTKFLVLNSLELVIQDTWFTNSYGKYTPCDVVVDDEDDLLVLVFDETICVGEGVLVVEFSGVLNEHLRGFYRCTYLDGEVKKNMAATQFEAVDARRCFPCYDEPALKATFKVTVTVPSELTALSNMPVENEKLDGELKTVYFEESPLMSTYLVAVVVGLFDHIEDTTTTGVVVGVYCPVGKSDQGKLALEIAVKSLEIYTKYFSVPYPLPKLDLVAVPEFSAGAMENYGLIIYRESDLLYHDLHSPPSKKQRITIVAAHEVAHQWFGNLVTMEWWTHLWLNEGFATWISFMVTNILYPEWNIWSQFLFETSNGLQMDALEKSHPIEVEIHHARSVIEIFDAISYEKGSSVIRMLQGYLGDVTFQKSLSTYITRYQAKNARTEDLWNVLSEVSGEPVNLMMNAWTKSTGYPVIRVQLTNNILEFKQSRFLLSGLQVDGQWIVPITLCVGSYERQKKFLLEKSDGRVDISELVQDIGDEDSQENLWIKVNVDQSGFYRVNYEDKLAIRLRKALQNNYLLPTDKFGILDDGNALCQACGQSLSSLLMLVDAYRKELDYVIVSRLIEVCYDVLNIAIDAIPDSVNELKQYFINLLIYSAEQLGWDSISGEDHSNSLLRGEVIKALATFDHDKTQQEALRRFQILLNDRNTSLLSANTRKPAYVAVMRSTSDESRTSFESLWSFYQSNDVLQERDDILRCIASSADPNVVLEALNLLLSDEIPDQDIIYVLGGISLEGSGIAVRWLKDNWERILVKYGAGLLLTNFMSQIVPLVNNNEDADDLEAFFGSRVNPSITLNLNLSIEKIRIKARWIESVKQEHSLPDLIKQLSQRK, encoded by the exons atggaaaagaaaCATAACATAGATGAGTTCAAAGGCAAAACAAGATTACCCAATTTTGCAACTCCAAAAAAATATGAACTTCACTTAACACCTGATTTTTCAACATGCAAATTTTCAGGCATAgtgcaaatcaacctctccatcAATGAGAAAACAAAGTTTCTTGTCTTAAACTCCTTGGAACTTGTTATTCAAGATACTTGGTTCACCAACTCTTATGGCAAG TATACTCCATGTGATGTTGTTGTGGATGATGAGGATGATTTACTTGTACTTGTGTTTGATGAAACAATTTGTGTTGGAGAAGGAGTTTTGGTGGTTGAGTTTTCGGGTGTCCTCAATGAGCATCTTAGAGGATTCTATAGATG TACTTATCTTGATGGAGAAGTAAAGAAAAATATGGCAGCAACACAGTTTGAGGCAGTAGATGCAAGAAGGTGTTTTCCATGCTATGATGAACCTGCTCTTAAG GCAACTTTCAAGGTAACAGTTACTGTGCCATCGGAGTTAACAGCGTTATCTAATATGCCGGTTGAAAATGAAAAGCTAGATGGTGAGTTAAAGACTGTTTATTTTGAGGAATCTCCTCTCATGTCAACTTACTTGGTGGCTGTTGTTGTCGGCTTATTTGACCATATCGAGGATACAACTACTACTG GGGTTGTGGTTGGTGTATATTGTCCGGTTGGAAAGAGCGATCAAGGGAAGCTTGCATTGGAGATAGCTGTGAAGTCACTAGAAATATACACCAA GTACTTCTCAGTGCCTTATCCACTTCCCAAGCTGGACCTAGTTGCAGTTCCCGAGTTTTCTGCAGGAGCCATGGAAAATTATGGTTTAATCATATATAGAGAAAGTGATCTCCTTTACCATGACTTGCACTCTCCACCTTCTAAGAAGCAAAGA ATAACAATTGTGGCAGCACATGAAGTAGCTCATCAATGGTTTGGAAATTTGGTAACTATGGAATGGTGGACTCACTTATGGCTCAATGAAGGTTTCGCAACATGG ATAAGTTTTATGGTCACCAACATCTTATATCCAGAATGGAATATTTGGAGTCAGTTTCTTTTCGAAACTTCTAATGGTTTACAAATGGATGCCCTGGAAAAATCACATCCAATTGAG GTAGAAATACATCATGCACGCTCGGTTATCGAAATTTTTGATGCTATAAGCTATGAGAAAGGATCTTCTGTAATTAGAATGTTGCAGGGTTACCTTGGAGATGTTACATTTCAG aaaTCGTTAAGCACGTATATAACAAGATATCAAGCCAAAAATGCGAGAACAGAAGATCTATGGAATGTTCTTTCAGAGGTATCTGGTGAACCGGTGAACTTAATGATGAACGCTTGGACAAAGAGCACAGGATATCCAGTTATCCGTGTTCAATTAACCAATAACATTTTGGAATTCAAACAG TCGCGATTCCTTTTATCTGGTCTTCAAGTCGATGGACAGTGGATTGTTCCGATAACGTTATGTGTTGGTTCATATGAAAGACAGAAaaaatttcttttggagaaaagcgaCGGAAGAGTGGATATATCTGAACTGGTTCAAGATATTGGCGATGAGGATAGTCAAGAAAATCTATGGATCAAAGTTAATGTTGATCAGAGTGGTTTTTATAGGGTAAATTATGAAGACAAGCTCGCAATTCGATTGAGGAAAGCCTTACAAAACAACTACCTGCTTCCTACTGATAAATTCG GCATTTTGGACGATGGAAACGCGCTATGTCAGGCTTGTGGACAATCACTGTCATCTTTGCTTATGTTAGTGGATGCTTATCGAAAAGAGTTAGATTATGTTATTGTATCGAGACTGATCGAA GTTTGCTATGATGTTCTGAATATCGCCATTGATGCCATTCCAGATTCGGTGAATGAATTGAagcaatattttatcaaccttcTCATCTATTCTGCAGA ACAGTTAGGTTGGGATTCTATATCCGGAGAAGACCATTCTAATTCACTTTTGAGGGGAGAAGTTATTAAGGCCTTGGCTACCTTTGATCACGATAAAACTCAACAAGAAGCACTACGCCGTTTTCAGATTTTGTTGAACGACAGAAACACTTCTCTGCTTTCAGCCAACACCAGAAAG CCTGCTTATGTAGCTGTAATGAGAAGTACTTCTGATGAAAGTAGGACTTCATTTGAGTCCCTATGGAGTTTCTATCAAAGCAACGATGTTTTGCAAGAAAGGGACGATATATTGC GTTGTATTGCATCAAGTGCAGACCCAAATGTTGTTCTAGAGGCTCTGAATCTTTTGTTGTCTGATGag ATTCCAGATCAAGATATCATTTACGTACTAGGAGGAATAAGCTTAGAAGGCAGTGGAATTGCAGTGAGATGGTTGAAG GATAATTGGGAAAGAATCTTGGTAAAATATGGTGCTGGACTCTTACTCACCAACTTTATGAGCCAAATAGTTCCATTG GTTAACAACAATGAGGACGCAGATGACCTAGAAGCTTTTTTTGGCAGCCGTGTGAACCCTTCCATCACTCTGAACTTGAACTTAAGCATTGAGAAGATCCGTATCAAAGCAAGGTGGATTGAGAGTGTTAAGCAAGAGCATTCTCTGCCCGACTTAATCAAACAATTGAGTCAGAGGAAATGA
- the LOC131623371 gene encoding large ribosomal subunit protein eL20z-like: protein MDTTNEIKGDYAPIRDPEHPQLGRFDKPLPCFGCGIGWFSFLLGFVCPLMWYYATILYFGNYYHRDPRERAGLAASAIAALICTITVVITIIVIFL from the exons ATGGATACAACTAACGAAATAAAGGGCGATTATGCTCCCATCAGAGATCCAGAGCACCCACAACTGGGAAGATTTGACAAACCACTTCCATGTTTTGGCTGCGGTATTGGATGGTTCTC TTTTCTGCTAGGGTTTGTATGCCCATTGATGTGGTATTATGCTACAATTCTCTACTTTGGAAATTACTATCACAGGGATCCAAGAGAGCGTGCTGGACTCGCTGCTTCGGCAATTGCT GCTTTGATCTGCACAATTACTGTGGTGATAACAATAATTGTCATCTTCTTGTAA
- the LOC131623273 gene encoding large ribosomal subunit protein eL20z-like isoform X2: MDTSNEIKGDYAPIRDPEHPQLGRFDKPLPCFGCGIGWFSFLLGFLCPLMWYYATILYLVNYYRKDPRERAGLAASAIAALIFTITVVIIFR, encoded by the exons ATGGATACAAGTAACGAAATAAAGGGCGACTATGCTCCCATCAGAGATCCAGAGCACCCACAATTGGGAAGATTCGACAAGCCACTTCCATGTTTTGGCTGCGGTATTGGATGGTTCTC TTTTCTGCTAGGATTTTTATGCCCATTGATGTGGTATTATGCTACAATTCTCTACTTAGTAAATTACTATCGGAAGGATCCAAGGGAACGTGCTGGACTCGCTGCTTCTGCTATTGCT GCTCTGATCTTCACAATTACTGTGGTGATAATATTCAGATGA
- the LOC131623273 gene encoding large ribosomal subunit protein eL20z-like isoform X1, protein MDTSNEIKGDYAPIRDPEHPQLGRFDKPLPCFGCGIGWFSFLLGFLCPLMWYYATILYLVNYYRKDPRERAGLAASAIAITRTQDLMISDGKI, encoded by the exons ATGGATACAAGTAACGAAATAAAGGGCGACTATGCTCCCATCAGAGATCCAGAGCACCCACAATTGGGAAGATTCGACAAGCCACTTCCATGTTTTGGCTGCGGTATTGGATGGTTCTC TTTTCTGCTAGGATTTTTATGCCCATTGATGTGGTATTATGCTACAATTCTCTACTTAGTAAATTACTATCGGAAGGATCCAAGGGAACGTGCTGGACTCGCTGCTTCTGCTATTGCT ATTACAAGAACTCAAGACTTAATGATAAGTGATGGAAAGATTTAA
- the LOC131623274 gene encoding U-box domain-containing protein 35-like, with protein sequence MQRINSECESTVKTTVIPINAGRNSQVAVKWAVDHLLKKNSNCILIHVRTKPITHSNDNIDDDVPKHGRPPTQEELHQFFLPFRGFCARKGIEAKELVLHDIDVPSALTDYAIENSVNNVVVGASSSPWSALIRKFKDGDVASTLAKTLPESSTLYVISKGKVQKIRPTGPPIPKDDQSKNIEATPPKSIRDIVTLLQKAQLIQPKKFLHHNPSSDDSNRKPLRDAGKVWELDIKDVILVTPPTSNNVKDDNSPRGPRLSAGSLSTETSSNRSSPATSYDSLGKHSRHFSDISSGNHEVISSDSFKCLFSPKPPIQAIIEAEIKKLKLELKKTSEQYGMACREAVLAKQKTTELEKFRQEKERNVEKARLAEEAALALAEVERQKAKVAMESAEVSQRLAEMETKKRKLAELKAKHEEEERRRTLQDVVYNSIPYRRYNIKEIEVATNGFDNALKIGEGGYGPVFKGVLDHTVVAIKVLRPDLAHGERQFQQEIIVLSTIRHPNMVLLLGACPEYGCLVYEHMENGSLEDRLFRKDDSPPIPWKNRFRIASEIATGLLFLHQAKPEPIVHRDMKPANILLDKNCVSKISDVGLARLVPPSVANKTTQYRLTGAAGTFCYIDPEYQQTGLLGVKSDIYSFGMVLLQIITAKPPMGLSHLVEEAIREGNFLEVLDQSVPDCPVEEALAFAKLAIKCCELRKRDRPDLSTVILPELNRISHIWNSDED encoded by the exons ATGCAAAGGATTAACTCAGAATGCGAATCCACCGTCAAAACCACCGTCATTCCAATCAATGCCGGCCGGAATAGCCAAGTCGCCGTCAAATGGGCCGTGGATCATCTTCTAAAGAAGAATTCCAATTGTATCCTTATTCATGTTCGTACCAAACCCATCACCCATTCCA ATGATAATATCGACGACGATGTTCCTAAACATGGCCGTCCGCCAACTCAAGAAGAATTGCATCAATTCTTTCTTCCCTTTAGAGGATTTTGTGCTAGAAAAGGG ATTGAAGCAAAGGAATTGGTCTTACACGACATTGATGTTCCGAGCGCACTTACTGATTATGCTATCGAAAACTCTGTCAACAATGTTGTTGTTGGTGCTAGTTCTTCCCCATGGAGTGCTTTAATAAG AAAATTTAAAGATGGAGATGTTGCATCTACCTTAGCTAAGACATTGCCAGAATCATCGACATTGTATGTTATATCAAAAGGAAAAGTACAAAAGATTCGACCAACAGGTCCTCCGATTCCAAAAGATGATCAGTCTAAGAACATCGAAGCTACTCCGCCTAAATCTATAAGAGATATCGTTACACTCTTGCAGAAGGCTCAATTGATTCAACCGAAAAAGTTTCTTCATCATAACCCTAGTTCTGATGATTCAAACAG GAAACCGTTGAGAGATGCAGGCAAAGTTTGGGAGTTAGATATTAAAGATGTTATACTCGTGACACCGCCTACGTCAAATAATGTTAAAGATGATAATTCGCCAAGAGGTCCAAGATTATCGGCGGGAAGCCTCTCGACAGAAACTTCATCAAATCGAAGCTCTCCTGCCACTAGTTATGACAGTTTAGGGAAACATAGTCGTCATTTCAGCGACATATCATCTGGAAACCATGAAGTAATAAGTTCGGACAGTTTCAAGTGCTTATTTTCGCCAAAACCACCG ATACAGGCGATCATTGAGGCggagataaagaaattaaaactAGAATTGAAGAAAACGTCGGAGCAGTATGGTATGGCTTGCAGAGAAGCAGTTTTAGCGAAACAGAAG acgACTGAGCTTGAAAAGTTTAGGCAAGAAAAAGAACGAAACGTCGAAAAAGCACGGCTTGCAGAAGAGGCTGCATTAGCTTTAGCAGAAGTAGAGAGACAGAAAGCTAAAGTTGCTATGGAATCAGCAGAAGTGTCTCAGCGTCTTGCAGAAATGGAAACTAAGAAGAGAAAGCTAGCCGAATTAAAAGCGAAACACGAGGAAGAAGAGAGGAGAAGGACGTTACAAGATGTTGTGTACAATAGCATTCCGTATAGAAGATACAAtattaaagaaattgaagttgcaACTAATGGTTTCGACAATGCTCTCAAAATCGgtgaaggagggtatggacctGTTTTTAAAGGTGTCCTTGATCACACCGTTGTTGCCATAAAGGTTCTTCGACCCGATTTAGCTCATGGAGAAAGACAATTTCAACAAGAG ATTATTGTTTTGAGCACCATAAGACATCCCAACATGGTGCTCCTTCTAGGTGCATGTCCAGAGTATGGTTGCCTTGTCTACGAACACATGGAAAACGGAAGTTTAGAAGATCGCTTATTCAGAAAAGACGATTCTCCACCAATTCCATGGAAAAACCGTTTCAGAATCGCATCAGAGATTGCGACCGGCCTTCTTTTCCTTCACCAAGCAAAGCCCGAGCCAATAGTACATCGCGATATGAAACCAGCCAACATTCTCTTAGACAAAAACTGTGTCAGCAAGATCAGTGATGTTGGTTTGGCACGACTAGTTCCACCATCCGTAGCCAACAAAACCACTCAATATCGCTTAACAG GTGCGGCCGGAACATTTTGTTACATTGATCCGGAGTATCAACAAACGGGATTATTAGGTGTGAAATCCGATATATATTCATTTGGCATGGTGTTACTACAGATTATTACTGCAAAGCCTCCAATGGGATTGTCTCATTTGGTTGAAGAGGCTATTAGAGAAGGGAACTTCTTAGAAGTGCTTGATCAAAGTGTACCAGATTGTCCTGTTGAAGAGGCTTTGGCATTTGCAAAGTTGGCGATAAAGTGTTGTGAGTTGCGAAAACGCGATAGACCTGATCTTAGTACTGTTATTTTGCCAGAGCTTAATAGAATATCACATATCTGGAACAGCGATGAGGATTGA